ATTCATCCGATTTATATTCTAAGTCTGAGTGGAAAGCCACAAACGTAAAAGAAATCGCGCCGGTTTTCACTGATGAATCCGAGACCGTTGACGGACGTGTCGTAGTTCGGAACAATTTTGATAAAATTTTCGAAAAATATCCTGAGACTTTGGTTTTCGGTGAAGATGCGGGAAATATTGGCGATGTAAACCAGGGTCTTGAAGGACTTCAGGAGAAATACGGCGAACTTCGCGTAGCCGATACAGGTATCCGTGAAGCCACAATCCTCGGACAGGGAATCGGCATGGCGATGCGCGGTTTAAGACCAATCGCAGAAATCCAGTACCTCGACTATATATTATATTGCCTTCAGGGAATGAGTGATGATCTGGCAACGGTGCAATACCGAACCAAAGGCGGACAGAAAGCGCCTGTAATCATCCGAACCCGCGGCCACAGGCTCGAAGGTGTTTGGCATTCCGGCTCTCCGATGGCAGGAATTATCAATCTCTCAAAAGGTATTTTAATTCTCGTTCCGCGGAATTTAACCAAAGCTGCAGGTTTCTACAATACTGTACTTCAAAGCGACGAGCCTGCGTTAATTGTTGAATGTCTCAACGGTTACCGTTTAAAGGAAAAACAGCCCGACAATATCGGCGAATTCACCGTGCCGGTTGGGAAAATAGAGGTAACGAAAGAGGGAAGTGATGTTACGCTCGTAACCTACGGATCTACCTGGAGATTGGTTATGGAGGCTGCGGCAGAACTCGAACAGATGGGTATTTCAGCGGAAGTGATCGATATCCAGTCATTGATTCCGTTCGACTTAAGTAATGAAATTGCGCAAAGCGTAAAGAAAACCAATCGTTTGGTTGTGATCGACGAAGATGTGGAAGGCGGAACGTCAGCGTTCATTCTTCAGCAGGTTGTGGAGAAACAGAAAGCTTTCCGTTTTCTGGATTCTGATCCGCTCACCATTTGCGCCGAAAATCACCGGCCGGCTTACGGCAGCGACGGCGATTATTTCAGCAAGCCAAGTGTGGATGATATCACCGAAAAGGTATATGCGCTGTTCAACGAAACGAATCCGGACAGGTTTCCTAAAATCTGATTCAAAGATAAATAACAGTATAAGCGGGCTAATGCCCGCTTTTTTTTTACGCATCATTTTTGCATACGCTCATAAAAAATATAGTTATGAGAAAATTATTCATTCCCACACTCGCTGCCTTTTTAATGTTGTCGTGTGATAAAAGTTATGAAAAAACGGCTCAAACAACCGCCGAAACAACTACTGATCACACGGCCGGTCATAGTTCAGAGCATATGGCTGATTCTGCTGCGCAAACCAATAAAAATGAAATGCTTGCGGAAATGGACGAGATGATGCGCGAAATGCACAGCGCAAAGTTTTCAGGAAATATCGATGCCGATTTTGCCGAAATGATGGCTGACCATCACGATGGCGCCGTGGAAATGTCTGAAATTCTGCTGCAAAAAGGGACAGATGCGGAGTTGAAGGATTTTGCCGCCAAGGTTGTTGCCGCTCAAAACAAAGAGATCGCAATACTCGACCGTTTTGATGATGCGGTCGGGGTATCTGCGGAAAATGTGGCATTTCAAAAAGACCTTCAGCGTTCGATGGCCGCGATGATGGATAAGAACATCAAAATCCACAACGATATCGATAAAGATTATGCGCAACAGATGATTCCACACCATCAGAGCGCGGTGGATATGGCGAAGGTGTACCTGAAATACGGCAAACAGAAGGAACTGCTCAAATTATGCAACGACATCATCTCCACACAAACCAGCGAAATCGACTACCTTAAGGATTGGCTCGCTAAACGTTAATCAGAGATTTGTTAGGGTAGTCCTCCTGCATTCTAAATAAGAATTGTCATAAAAAACGGTGGGAAATTTTCCGTAAATTCGCACTAAATTTTTTAACACATGAACTACGATATCATTGTCATCGGAAGTGGTCCAGGCGGATATGTTGCTGCCATCCGGGCTTCTCAGTTAGGCTTCAAAACAGCCATCATCGAAAAAGAAAGTCTCGGCGGAATTTGCCTTAACTGGGGTTGTATCCCAACCAAAGCGTTACTTAAATCTGCGCACGTCTTCAATTATTTAAAGCACACCGAAGATTATGGTCTGAATAAAATTGAAAATCCGGGTTTCGATTTTTCTAAGGTGGTGCAGCGCAGCCGCGGGGTTGCCACCAAAATGAGTGGCGGAATTTCTTTCCTGATGAAGAAAAACAAGATCGACGTCATCATGGGAACCGCGACAGTTCAGAAAGGTAAAAAAGTTTCAGTTGCCGATAAAGACGGAAAAAATACAGAATATTCAGCTCAGCATATCATCATCGCTACGGGCGCACGTTCCCGCGAACTTCCAAACCTTCCTCAGGATGGTGTGAAAGTAATCGGGTACAGACAGGCGCTGAATTTGCCGGAGCAGCCAAAATCAATGATTATCGTTGGTTCAGGCGCGATAGGAATAGAGTTCGCAGATTTTTACAATTCACTCGGAACCAAAGTAACTATTGTTGAATTCATGCCTACAATTGTACCGGTGGAGGACGAAGATGTATCAAAACACCTCGAAAAATCATTGAAGAAAACTGGCATCGAAATTATGACGAACGCGTCCGTTGAATCCGTTGATACCAGCGGAAACGGCGTGAAAGCAAACGTGAAAACAGCGACCGGAAACATTACACTTGAAGCAGATATCTTACTTTCAGCGGTCGGAATCACTTCTAATGTTGAAGGGCAGGGCTTTGAAGAAATCGGAATTCAGATCGAAAAAGGAAAAGTGCTCGTAAACGAATGGTACGAAACGTCGGTTCCGGGCTATTATGCGATCGGTGATATCTTACCAACGCAAGCGCTCGCACACGTTGCCTCAGCGGAAGGAATTACGTGCGTTGAAAAAATTAAAGGAATGCACGTAGAGAAGATCGATTACGGTAATATTCCCGGCTGTACCTACTGTCATCCCGAGGTCGCTTCAGTTGGACTTACCGAGAAACAGGCCAAAGAAAAAGGCTACGAAATCAAAGTAGGGAAGTTCCCGCTTTCTGCAAGCGGAAAAGCGACAGCCAACGGAAATACCGACGGTTTTGTAAAAGTAATCTTCGATGCAAAATACGGCGAATGGCTCGGATGCCACATGATCGGCGAAGGCGTTACCGACATGATCGCGGAAGCGGTTGTGGCCAGAAAACTGGAGACGACCGGGCATGAGATTATCAAATCCATCCACCCGCATCCAACAGTTTCGGAAGCGATTATGGAAGCGGCTGCAGCAGCGTATGGCGAAGTGATTCATATCTAAACTCAGCAAAATATAACCTCATATAACTCCAGTAATTTCGCTGGAGTTTTTTTTGGGTGTGTGATTATTGTTTTGGGCAACTTTATCCGCCTTCCGTTCCCGCTTCCGCCGCGGCGGAGAGCTCCACTCAAGTCGGGTTGCGGTAAAGGTGTTTTTAGAGAATTTGTTTTGGATATCAGGAACTTGCGTATATTTGAGAGTTAGCGACAACCACATTAACCACTATTCGATGATTTTTCAACCAGAAATTTTTTATTCAACGTATCAGAAGGATTTCCATAAAATAAAGGCAATTTACTTGAAGAAACTATTAGAGTTTCAAGACAAAGAAATGGAAAGAATTTTCGAAGAGAATTATAATGATTTCACAAAAGAAAATATACATCGGGCTATCAAATCTGAAATTAGACAGAATCTCTTCCATTGCATTGAGACATTCTTTGATATATTTTTCGCCCTTGATCCAAAGGAAACCACAAACGA
This window of the Flavobacteriaceae bacterium 3519-10 genome carries:
- a CDS encoding putative exported protein; translation: MHTLIKNIVMRKLFIPTLAAFLMLSCDKSYEKTAQTTAETTTDHTAGHSSEHMADSAAQTNKNEMLAEMDEMMREMHSAKFSGNIDADFAEMMADHHDGAVEMSEILLQKGTDAELKDFAAKVVAAQNKEIAILDRFDDAVGVSAENVAFQKDLQRSMAAMMDKNIKIHNDIDKDYAQQMIPHHQSAVDMAKVYLKYGKQKELLKLCNDIISTQTSEIDYLKDWLAKR
- a CDS encoding Dihydrolipoamide dehydrogenase of branched-chain alpha-keto acid dehydrogenase, translated to MNYDIIVIGSGPGGYVAAIRASQLGFKTAIIEKESLGGICLNWGCIPTKALLKSAHVFNYLKHTEDYGLNKIENPGFDFSKVVQRSRGVATKMSGGISFLMKKNKIDVIMGTATVQKGKKVSVADKDGKNTEYSAQHIIIATGARSRELPNLPQDGVKVIGYRQALNLPEQPKSMIIVGSGAIGIEFADFYNSLGTKVTIVEFMPTIVPVEDEDVSKHLEKSLKKTGIEIMTNASVESVDTSGNGVKANVKTATGNITLEADILLSAVGITSNVEGQGFEEIGIQIEKGKVLVNEWYETSVPGYYAIGDILPTQALAHVASAEGITCVEKIKGMHVEKIDYGNIPGCTYCHPEVASVGLTEKQAKEKGYEIKVGKFPLSASGKATANGNTDGFVKVIFDAKYGEWLGCHMIGEGVTDMIAEAVVARKLETTGHEIIKSIHPHPTVSEAIMEAAAAAYGEVIHI